taaaacttttatttccaGGTAATCGGTATGCGGGAGTTGCATCGATGTGCTGCAATGACGAACACTTTGATGGCCAACTTCAGCGTGATGTTGTTGTTATCATGGCATCTCATAGCATGTTTTATGTGAGCTTTCTTCTTCTGAGAGAACGATGATTAGAATCATGTAATATGTATAGAAGTTAAAATCGTTGACCTTATCAATTTCTGAGAAGTCCCTAGCCCACTGCATGTGAAATGAATCGCTTCTgaaactttgtagaaaaatcagaattcaagcgaattcatttcttttcatatttttgaacttAAGATTTGGTGCAGGCCAGCCCGATCTCGCATTATGTCACCGTTTGATGCCTGCCCTAATATGCAAATACCCGAAGGTGTGATTCGTTGAAATTTATGTGCAGTTTGGTGTCTTTGGAATTCCTAGCTCTTTTCAGGGAGCCATGGTGCTGTTTCTTCGATCGCGTCTTCTGCTTGTTTCTGGTGATATTGATTccgctatttattttttcaatcagtCCATAGAATCCCAACAAGAGTATAAACAGTTTCATCACGTCGCCTATTGGGAATTGCTGTGAGTTGTCTatcatcatgatatataacaaCGAGCCTAGtcgtgtgtttgtttgtttgtttgtctgtctgtgtgtcacgaaattcgaaaaaggaggtgcgacggctccacatggagtcggattggtgcgcgggcgccagataactacaAAATCGGGTAAGACTTGTCCGGCGGCGtcaaattggtgcgccggtgctagaaagctataaagaagagtgcgacgggtcccacggcgtcgcgTTGGCGCGCCGACGCTAGATGGCTATGACATGGTATGCAACGGGTCACACGGCGTTGggttggcgcgccggcgccagatatttgtagaaggggtgcgacgggtccaatggtGGGGAATTGGTGTTCCTTGGTGTCGTGCTCCGGGTCCGCTCCGAATAGGAGCAGCGGGCATCGGTGGGGGGACCCAGGGCCGACTGCTCGCTTCCGGAGGGGCCCTGCGCTGGGCTAGCTACTGGATGGCGGCCTAGCCCCTCCGAACCCCGCGGGCTCGCTCCGAGGGTGCCTTCCCCCCTGCCCCGACTCCCCCTTTGCGGGCCCCGAGACTGCCCCATGACCCCACGCCCCAATATATTTCCTAAGGTGCAATGCGGTTAAAAGGGTTTTACAAATAGGGTTTATCCTTAAGACATCAATACACGACACGGTACGCACAATTATACAGGACACAAGGTGGATCAATGAAGGGGCCAGTCATGGCTAGATGGTCGAGTGGTTCTCGGCGGCAGATGGATAAGGGTTGCGGTTCGGACCCCGTCGGCAGCCAGCCAGGGCAAAGGGTTGTTGCGGTGGTGGTGTGGTGCGGCTGTCGAACGAGGCGGAATACGACACAATGCAACACGACACCACGAATAATGCGGATAAGAGACTGGACTGAAATCGGAATAGTGGCGAAAGAGAAATTGAGCTGGAACTGGAACTGGAACCCCGACTGCTCGGCGCCAGCCCTTATATATGGCGGCCGCGTGGGAACGCTACCATAATACATTGCCATTGGCAATGTTTCCCACGCGGCGCGCGAGAGCTGCGGCCggctggctgggaaagtcgtgccgggcacgacaCTGGGGGCGGCCGAAAAGAACCGCTAGGGCGAAGACGGAGGCCTGATGGTACTGGCCAAAAGTGGGACCCCGAAGGGCCAATCGTTGCCGAGAACCGGTCCTCTACGTGTCAGACAAACACAACCTACGGGTTATTCTAGTTGTCGCCCATGCTTACCTAAGACTATCCTACAGGACGGCAGGTGTATGCCCGTAGGCAGAGGTCTTGCCTGATGACGACGTAGACGATACGTGGCGTTGTACTGGTTCGCTTGACAGATGGTTGACCACGTGGACGATGTTGAGTAGGAGGAGACGGTGTCGTGCAGCGGCTCGACATAGACAACAGCGGCTCGACAACAGCGGCTCGACATGACGGTGGCTCGACAATGGAGTTCAGCGGCTCGACATGGGCAGCAGCTCGACAAGCAGCGGCTCGACATGGCAGTGGCTATACAAGGATGGTGAACAGTGGGACCCAACTAGTACCTGGAACATGAAGAAATTGATGGATTTTCCTAGGAGGGCCAGGGTGAGGTTGTGAGGAAGAATTTAGCTTCCTCACTGCGGTTTTTCCTAGGGGGGTGGAAGTCCCATGTCGAAAGATGGCGTCAAGCAAATGAAGGAGGGTTATTGATTGATCCCTTCCCTCACAAAGGTGGGCCGTAGAACTGTGGTGGCGATAAGTATGGTGGTAAGTGCGGTGGTGAAGATGGTTTATTATGTCGTGATGAGATGGTAGATAGAATGTTGCCGTGTGGTGGTTGACTGCAGATGGTAAAGGTGGTATATGGTTTGTGGCAGGATGTTTTGATAAGATGGCATGCGGTTATGATATGGTAAGATGGCGTGGTATGTGGTAAGGTGGTAGAAATGGATCGTACTGACGTGATAACGGATAAGAAATGGATGAGCAAACAAAGGGTAGATGGATAAGCGGCAACACCTAAGTGTGGATGTGATAGGTACCACGTAGTTAACCTGAGCTGACCCGTCTGAGTGACAGGTCACAACTCAAGAGCTACGTGGTGCTAACAGGCGAGAAAGGGCAACTAAGAAGGGAGAAGATAAAGGTTagagaaaaagtaacaaaaataaacctaAAGAATGACTTCTATGTGAGGAAATAAAGGGCGGAGCGCTAATGCGCAGTAACTATAGAGATATTacgaaataagagaaaacttcaaaaagatgAGTGTTAGACTACAAATCTAAGATAATGAGTAATGTATTACGAGAAAAACATATAACTACACACTatgataaaggaaaaagaaaagtggaaacaattaaatgataataataaaggaacaaaaacatAGGGTATGATAAAAGGGGAATTCTAAGAGAACCAAAGGATGGAAGAAACTGGCTACAAGAGATGAATAACAAAGGTGCTGTAATAGATGGTGAGAAGGTAAAACTAGTGGTAAACACGAATACGATACAAGGGAACACGAAAAGGTAAAAGGTGAATGAAAAAGGTGGCTTACGTGCGTTTGCGACGGTGACGCCAAAGAGTAAGATGGATTTCACAACATATGCAGACAAGGGTACGCTAACTACTGTAATACTGGTCCTAGACGGAGAAGGTGGATTGGAGCGCAAAAACTCGAGGACGAGTAAGAAATGGTTGCAAAGGCGACGAAAGGGTATAGGAGTGCGGATTAGGACGCGACCAATGCGGTGCGAAGCGGTATGGTGCGAAAGGGTGCGTTAGTATGCGGTCGGATGCGGAAGGGTGCGGAAAGGgcaaaaaatagtggaataaAGTGGTAATTAAGTGGTAAACGTGGAAAGAAATGGTAAAACATAGGAATAAATGGTAAGACGTGGAAATAAGGGATAAAATACAGCAATGACAGGGAATAGTAAAAGTGGTATACGATGGAAAATGGCaccgaaagcaaaaaagacatCAAACTAAAGGTGTAAAAAGCATCaaacgagaaaacaaaaagcacaaaatacTAAAGCAAGTAAATACTGACGCTCGCTTTGTACCAAGTGCGAATCGTACCCGTTTGGCTGCTCGTGGTGGTTGGATCCGTGTGGGTTGCAGTTGTTGGCGGCTCTTCTTCGGTCGTGGGTCTTCCTTTGCGGAAATCTCCAATGGATGTAGTTGATTGGTCGATCTCTGCAACTCATGACCGTTTGCAATGGCTAAAGGCCATTGTCAACGTGGAACACTCTTATCGGCAATGAGAACAACGTCTCCTACCGATGGAATGAGTCTCCTTGGTCAATGGACCTTCCTTGGTGGATACGATGTTGGTGACGTGCGGATATTGCGGATAAGTAGTCCTTGTACCAGATGTCGCAGAAGTTGTTCAATACGGCGAGTGTCTCCTTGTACCATTCGGAAAGACAGTTTGGAGGGATGTAGAGAGGGTTGTGGTGCGGAGGTGGTAATTGGAGTTCCACTTGCGGTGAGACGAACTCTATTGGTCGAAGAACGTGTGGTGAAGATGATGTGTCGCTGATGGATAAAAGTGGTCTGGAGTTGAACACTGCTTCAATTTCTGCAACCAGGGTCTGAAATTGGGAAAGTGATAATAGGGTATGTTTGATGGCTTTTTTGAATGCGGATTTGAAAAGACCGACTAGACGTTCATAAAATCCTCCTTTCCAGGGGGAAAGAGGGGTGATGAGCTTCCATTCAATCTTGCGGTTAGCGAGTTGAGCGGATATATTTTCTATGTCTCTGCGGTTATAGATGGTGCTTTGTAGGGAGTCATTGGCTGAGCGGAAAGTGGTGGCATTGTCGCTGATAATGAGGTCCGGAGTACCTCTGCGAGCAATGAAACGGCGAAAGGCGAGTAAAAACTCGAATGCGGTGTTATTATGGACTAACTCGAGATGTACAGCGCGGGTTGCCATACAGGTGAAGAGATAGATCCAAATCTTGGCCTGAGAATGGAGCTGATCTCTATAATAAAGTGGTCCTAAGTAGTCTAGTCAAACATTCTGGAACGGTCTAGAGCGGTTGACTCGTTCCGGAGGGAGACTAGACATCTCAGGATAGCGGTAAGCGTGTCCTTGGGCTCTTCTACATACTGTACAGAACCGAAGGATTCTGGTGATGGTGGTTTTGATGGAAGGAATAAAATATGATGTGCGGAGAGCGGCTATTGTGGCATGAACACCTGAATGGAACCTGGTCTTGTGGTGGTACATAACGAGAAGATGGACAAAGTGGTGCTCCGGAATAAGAAAGATAGGTGCAGATGACTGAGACGAAGTCCGAGCATGGTCTAATCGATTCGGACATCGGGTCAATCCATCTGCAGCATGGTGGGCGTTGTACTTATCCAATGGTAGTCGTTTCAACGTGGATTCACTTTCGCGGTAATGCTCCATAATGAGGAGAGTTTCCGCGTTGGTGATCTCCGAAGCTGAAACGTCCTTGGACAGTACAACAGTGGCTAGGTTGAGGGTATAATTGCGGATGCGGGTTTTTAGGAAGAGGGCTTTGATGAACTTAAGCACATACGCGGTTGAACGAATGAGCTTAAGATAACTACTAGTGGTACGGAAACGGAGTGGTGATTCATATGGTTGCGTCGGAAGGACACTAACAGCCTGAAACTCGTGCTGCGCCTCAGGACAGAGATTCTGAGGTAGGGCAAAGTCCATATCGGCCTTAGGCCAATCCGATTGTGGCGAACAGAGGAAAGATGGTCCATGCCACCAGATGTGGTTGAGAGCGTCAGCAGTCGAGTTGCAGAGTCAGCCGGATTGGAGTCTGACTGCACATAGTAGAACTTCGTCTGAACGCCTGTCTTGTGGAAATTGGTTAGGATGGTGCGGATCTCGTTCACTCGATTCTGAACGAACCGTTTGAGAGGACGAGACGAATAGATCCAATGGAGCGCTATCTTCGAGTCAGAAAAGAAGTggatggtgcggattttaagATGGAGGTGGTAATGAAGGAAGCGTGCTAGACGCACACATATTAGGGATGCGAGCAACTCTAATCGTGGCATAGTCATCTGGAGTTTAGCCGTTGCTAATAATGACTTAACCATGATTAGCTGTGAAGAAGTGGTTGATGGTGAGCggcaaatgaggtaagcacagCAGACAAAAAGACGTTGTGAGGCGTCTCCAAAGACTGCGAGCTCATAAGTGGTGTTGCGGTTTGCGGAAGCGATGAAACGTGGAATTGGTGGCAACGGATGTTTGAGCTGCTGGACCAATTCGTTCCATCGGTCTTATCGGTCAAATGGAGTGTCCCATTGGTATTCCTTCTTCCAGATGTCCTGAATGAATACCTTGAAGGGCACTAAAAATGGTGTGAGAAGACCATGTGGATCAAAGATGGATGAACATGCACTGAGCGCTGTGCGCTTCGAGTACACATTCGCGGATGCGGTTTTAAGTGGTATGAGAAGAGTGTCGGTGCGTGAATTCCAGGGGATACCAAGGATCTTCACGGATGATGGATTCCTAACTCGATCAGATGGCTCGATGGAGTGGTTAACGGTGTTGGACTTGCACAAGAACTCTCGAAGGTTCATGTGCATGGTATTGAATAGGGATTTGGAGGAGCGGTATTTCTTAATGGCTTGTCGCTCGGAGGAGGCACTAAGGAGGATGTTGTCGACGTAGATGTTGTCCTCGATCTCCTTGTGGAGTGGCTTGAATGGTTCAAGATGGAGGTAATGTAGAATGGATGCGGCTAAAAGGAATGATGATGCGGTTATACCGAATGGTACGCGTGTAAACCGGAAGATCCGAAGATTATCCGGAGTTGGTGGTAGGTTAGGGTTGCGAAGCCAAAGGAAACGAGTGGCATTCCGTTCATTACGTTGTAAACGAATCTGAAGGAAAGCCTTCAGATTCGTTCCCTTTTACGTCGGCAGTAAGGAGATATGGTGTTAAGCGGCTACGGAGGAAGATTCCTACCATGTCTGGTAGGATTGCGGGGCTAGAGTGGAGACAGTCGTTTAAGCTCGGTGCGCCTCTGTAGTGGGGGGACGCATCGAACACGACTCTTAATTTAGTGGTGGCCGATGTTTCCTTTATGACTGCTTGATGCGGGATGTAATAGACTCTGTGGTCTTCGAACTGGTGCTCGTCGACCTCCTCTATTATGCCCTGCTCCAGGTAGTCGGTAAAGGTTGCGGTATATGCTTTCCAAAGAGATGGTTTGGTTTGGAAGGAACGGTACTGGCTCTGAAGACGCTTAAGGGCCAACATTTTGTTGTCGGCAAGGCGAGGGTGCGATGACTTCCAGGGAAATTGAACGTGCAAGTAGTCGTCAATCACCTGGGCGGTATCCTGAAAACGTTTCAGGATCCGTGCGTCCTCTTCCTTGTCGACAGAGGTATCGGGATCCTCGGTTATGCCTAAACGGTCGAGGTCCCAGAGGCGGGTGATGTCGTCTCCAGAGCGATGTGGTGTAGATGTTGATGTGGTTAGATGGTTTTGCGATTTTCTCagtaaatcaatgaaaaaaggtTGAACCCGAGACAACTGGTCCGAATCGCGTGTTAACGAGCATCAATCCTGAGGGTAGCTGCTTCGGTGAGTCCTTTTTCAGGACCTCCCAGAAGTAGTCGATACCCAGCAGGATGTCTGGCGTAACGTGGCGACTGATGGTAAGGCTGTCTGGGTTAATGCGGAATGTGCGGAGTGCGTGTTTGTCTTCTTTACTGAGACGATATGGTTTGAATTGGGAAGTTAGAACTTCCTAAGTTCGTAGGGTTACAGGGAATGGTTTGTTTGCGGCGTCTAAGAGGGTGGCGTCGACTGTGCCGGATTCTTGGGTTGAACGATGACCTCCGAATCCGATGACGGTCAGCGGCTTGTGGTCGTAGGGTTTAAGAGATAGGCGCTTAGTGGCTGCGTTACTTATGAAGCTGCTTTGGGCTCCTGAATCCAGCATGACGTTGACCGTTTCAAGGGTTTTCGTCTTAGGGTTACGAATGTGAGCCTTAACAGTCATAAGAAGAGGGCGTTGGTGATTGGATGAAGTGGTAAGGGTGGAAGGGTCGTCGACCGGACGGCAATCAAGAGCGTTATGCATCTTGTCGTCCGTGTCGGCGACATGGCTACTGGATTCTGGGCTAAAATGGTTTCTGCGGCGTACGGGCAAAAGACTATCGCGTGGATTAGCACGAAATCTGACCCCGTAAGGTGGTGAAGATGGAGATGGTGAGTGGCGGCGTTGCGGGTGGCGTCGTATTCGTTCTGAATCACGTTCAGATCGACGATAGGGAGAGTGGTTGCGATGAGACTGATGGTGGTAGTCTCTGTCGCGATAATGGCGCCTAGATGGTGAATAGATGAAATCGACTAGATGGTGAATAGGGATAATCGTACGATGCAGAGGAATGGCGAGATGAACTTCTTTCACGGGACGATTCCCTAGAAGGGTACCGACCACGTGGAGAACGATAAGAATATCGATCATAACAAACACTATTACGACTATTACGACGATTATCATTGGAACGCCTAGACCTATCacgagaaaaacgagaaacgGACGAATACGAACAAAGTATGGTATGGTGGTTACGTTGGCAGTAACGACAGTTCGGAGCCCGGCAAGAGTTGACCATGTGCCCTGGTTGGACACATTTCCAACAAAGATTCAGGTTCCGCACTATCATACGGCGAACGTAGGGTAACGtaatgttgttgttgatgttgtttATGTGGGTCAAAGAGCGATGGCTCCTCGACCCACATAAACAACATCTATGCGGATCATAAAGTGGTTCTAGAGATGGTGAGCGGTTGCGGTATGTGGTGGATAATGCGGAATAGGATTGCTTCTCAAGTTCTTGAATAAACACATCAATACCAACAAGAAACTCATGCATCTTCCAAATCGTACCTGACCGATGTTCCATCCTGTTCACTTCCAGCTGAGTCCCTCGTGGGAATTTGCTGCGAATGAGCTTCTTGAGCGATAGCGATGTTGACGTGTCCTCGAAGCGGTTGAGCTGCAGGATACAATCTTGGATCTGGCATAACGTATCCCTCTGCGATGAAGCGGCGGCAGACGACGCTGGCAAGTTCtctaatttctgcaaaaagaaattatgggtGAACTGCGGACTCTCATACCGTCTGCGTAGGGCTTCAATGGCAAGGTGGTAGTTGGAGGGATTGGTTATGTCGTACCCCTGTACAACAAGTGCGGCGCTACCTTTAAGGCTGCTACTAGGACGGATAAATTTGGCGGCGGTGGATAGGGATGGATTGTCGTGGACCGCGGTTTTGAATTTGACCCAGAAATCGTAATAGGTGGAAAAATCCCCATCGTAGGTAGGCAGCTCTACCTTGTTGAGTTGAACATTCATGGTATCCGCAACGGTGTATGGTGGTGATGAGCCTCCGGACATATACGGTTTTGTCAGGGCAGGGTTTCTGATGGATGTAGCGTCCATCGGTTCATCCGTGTTGTTGGTAGGGTTATATTGTGGTGTGGTGGATGCGCTTATGGTGGTGCGAATCATATCCGCAAGTTCGGTTTCCTTGCGGATAAGATCGTCGAGGGCAAAGATGGTAGCGGTGGCGGTTGGTTCCATTTCGTCACCTTTGTGATCGCGCCAGTAGATGTCAAAAGCGTCCATAAGCTCTATGGCGTTTGGTTGGTTTTCGATGAAGCTTATGGCATGTTCGTGGCGCTGTTGGAATGTCTCCAATGCTATTTCAATGGAGATCTTGGCGTTTCCCATGTCCTCGATTCGACGCTGGAGAGTGCGGAGCTGTACTGCCGGGTGGGCGTCCGAATGGAAGACGGTTGGGTAATTGGAGTTCGCCGAGTTGACCAGCCGCGTCAAATTGTTGATCGCGTTGGTCAAGCGTGCCTTGCAACCACGGAGCGTAGACATGACAGCTGTATTGTAGAGTGATACCTCCTAAAAAATGTCGTATATAATATGCTGTTGCCATGTAGGGTATAAGATGAGCGGACATGCGATGAAAAGACGGTGTGGTTGGGACGTGGGAGCACGGACAGCACAGAGGCGGGGAATCTGCGGCAGGAGAGAGGAACCCCTTCAACGGGCACACAAGGATCCAGAGTGGCTAATGCCACAACAACAAAGTGCCAACACTACAAACGAGGGGATGAGGATGCGGGTTCGCGGATGCAAAGGCCATAGGTAAGTCATCGGTCTGGCGCGTGCGGATATGCGGTTTGTGAGAGCCAGTGGCTAGTGGTGTGCGACTTCCGATCCTAGGTTCCCTCCGGGACCCACTACGCCTTCCCTCCTACAAGCTGCAGTAAGCGCAAGGCGCTCAAGGAGCCTACATACCAAAATGCGTGGCGCCAAGAGTGCCAGGGCAACTACCGCTATGGAGATTATACTCCAGGGATTGCTGCCACCAACCCCAAGGATAACCTTGGTGCAGTCATCTACATGTGGAATGCAATAGCCCCAGTCGTGACCCTCGCACATGAACCCTTGCACCCGCAAAGCCAACCCCTATACTCGAGCGCAGTGCCGGCCCACTGCTGATGGGCAACCGGCATGTCATGGGCAGCGTAAGGCAGTTAGTGCCCCAACGGGATCGCCCAGCGCCCGACAACGAGCTCGGTTCGCCGATGCACCATTGTCGTGCCCCGGGTCCGCTCCGAATAGGGGCATCGGTGGGGGGACGCAGGGCCGACTGCCCGGATCCGGAGGGGCCCTACGCTGGGCTAGCCACCGGATGGCGGCCTGGCCCCTCCGAACCCTGCGGGCTCGCTCCTAGGGTCCCTCCCCCCCTGCCCCGACTCCCCCTTTGGGGGCCTCGTTACTGCCCCATGACCCTACGCCCCAATATATTTCCTAAGGTGCAATGCGGTTAAAAGGGTTTTACAAATAGGGTTTATCCTTAAGACATCAACACACGATACGGCACGCACAACTATACACGACACAAGGTGGATCAATAAAGGGGCAGTCATGGCTAGATGGTCAAATGGTTCTCGGCGGCAGATGGATAAGGGTTGCGGTTCGGACCCCTTGGGCAGCCAGCCAGGGCAAAGGGTTGTTGCGGTGGTGGTGTGGTGCGGCTATCGAAGGAGGCGGAATACGACACAACGCAACACGACACCACGAATAATGCGGATAAGAGACTGGACCGAGATCGGAATAGtggagaaagagaaattgaGCTGGAACTGGAACCCCGACTGCTCGGTGCCAGCCCTTATATATGGCGGCCGCGTGGGAACGCTACCGCAATGCATTGCCATTGGCAATGTTTCCCACGCGGAGCGCGAAAACTGCGGCCggctggctgggaaagtcgtgccgggcacgacacttagtgcagtagtatcgcgcGATAACTTCGTTTGGATgttgcaaaaggtaaatgtgACGTTGCATTTGTTTCATATCTGTGGCACTTAGCTGTATTGCGTTTCACCTCTACAACATCTCCACGCATCTACTTCTTTGCAAGTTTACCTCAAAATGGTAAACATCGCTTCCTCTGTAAATGGAAACACGattgaaaccggctgctttaGTAGCGAGCTGTTTATatgatctgacgaggaacgttatctttatcagtacgatgatgtcgtccatgtcatttcatgtttatacatcattctgtgataactgatGGGGAAAATAGggagaaaacccatacttcgagtaatattttcaaattgtgtctgcATTATattggcatcgaaggagtgtttgaagctgaagtttgaatgttctccaagtgtacaactgacgcgtttagaaggaaaactatgaaatccttCGCCtttatttgtaataaaaaaaaggaacaaagcgTGGTTAGATCAATATAAATTTAACTTTAGAGAATAAcacactactattaattttcattgatcagtgaaggggagcgaagcgaagacCACAGAAACTCTGAAGTCCGGCTCTagctggacgttcagactggttttttaatatttcttatAGTGCATTCAGTCTTATGCTGTATCATATTATCGTGTTATATGTATTATTTACATGCATTGTTCCCATTAGATAGGATGTGCACcaaaaatcaatgttttcatATGGCGGAATGGCGAAAAAATGTGAGATGTCCATTGCCTTTGGTTtctaaaaaagaagtgaagttGTAAAGTTCGTCTGAGTTTGTGTTGCTGTTCAGACGATGGATAAACCGAATCTGGTTATGAAATTCTAGAATTTGAATGATGAAAGTTCAGAAAACAGTAGACTATCGAAAGCAGCGGAAGGTTAGAATCGGATGTCTGTAGCAAATCCTTCAAATGCAGTATAGtgtggtcaaaacgacatgaagcatggtgcagttgcgcaagcaactttgctcgaagcggcgcggtggagaagCGGTTGATGTCGAGGTGACGACCATCGCGAAGTACAGCGAGGAGTGTCAGTAAGGGTCCTTCCTaaattctaaccgctacgcaccGCCGCAccggttcgagcgcagccgcttacgcaaagcCACCATGCTTCTTGTcatgtgtttcatgtcgttttcactctACTATAAAATGGTGTTAGAGCAGCTGAATGCTAAGTGTGTTGGACAGAACATTGAGACATTTTCCATTGTCATCGAAAAAATCAATGGAAATGGTTCCATTTCTAGGTTTGCCCACTGCTACTTAGGTCATTGGGCGAGAGCTGCAAACTATGCGAAGCTGCTAATAAACGAATCCAAGTGGTCCAGATGCGTCTACACATATTTGCTGTGTATTCTTTTCGCTGCTGACAGTACCTGCGAAACGACGAAAAGAAACGAGACTGTTGCTGCTCTCGCCAAGTGAGTGTCACATGTGAATTCCTTTCCgtaattttggttttttgtttgattcgAGCAATGGTAGACAAGTTTGGGCGAGCAACATTGTTCATGTCGTGTTCCTGGTTCGCTCCTAGACGGAGCAGCTGACATCAGCACCCGTACTCCAAAAAGCTCGCAATGCGCTATGTCAGCTATTGTCACTTACCGGCAAAAATGAGTAAAGGTCTCTGGCGTATCATTCTGCATGGGATTTTGGAGGACAACGCATTTTACTgaaattcagaatcttttgagctttacgaacgtgtatacAATGATTGCGAGGGTCAGCCAATGTATaacttcagtgtttttatcctctaacATGTccggtactaatttatcgaccctagagcggtttcgaaacaTCGGCAGTGCGGCCACAGGGGGCCTCTTACTGGC
This is a stretch of genomic DNA from Necator americanus strain Aroian chromosome II, whole genome shotgun sequence. It encodes these proteins:
- a CDS encoding hypothetical protein (NECATOR_CHRII.G7066.T3) — encoded protein: MDFALPQNLCPEAQHEFQAVSVLPTQPYESPLRFRTTSSYLKLIRSTAYVLKFIKALFLKTRIRNYTLNLATVVLSKDVSASEITNAETLLIMEHYRESESTLKRLPLDKYNAHHAADGLTRCPNRLDHARTSSQSSAPIFLIPEHHFVHLLVMYHHKTRFHSGVHATIAALRTSYFIPSIKTTITRILRFCTVCRRAQGHAYRYPEMSSLPPERVNRSRPFQNAKIWIYLFTCMATRAVHLELVHNNTAFEFLLAFRRFIARRGTPDLIISDNATTFRSANDSLQSTIYNRRDIENISAQLANRKIEWKLITPLSPWKGGFYERLVGLFKSAFKKAIKHTLLSLSQFQTLVAEIEAVFNSRPLLSISDTSSSPHVLRPIEFVSPQVELQLPPPHHNPLYIPPNCLSEWYKETLAVLNNFCDIWYKDYLSAISARHQHRIHQGRSIDQGDSFHRSTNQLHPLEISAKEDPRPKKSRQQLQPTRIQPPRAAKRPLPCRAAACRAAAHVEPLNSIVEPPSCRAAVVEPLLSMSSRCTTPSPPTQHRPRGQPSVKRTSTTPRIVYVVIRQDLCLRAYTCRPVG
- a CDS encoding hypothetical protein (NECATOR_CHRII.G7067.T2), producing the protein MLVNTRFGPVVSGITEDPDTSVDKEEDARILKRFQDTAQVIDDYLHVQFPWKSSHPRLADNKMLALKRLQSQYRSFQTKPSLWKAYTATFTDYLEQGIIEEVDEHQFEDHRVYYIPHQAVIKETSATTKLRVVFDASPHYRGAPSLNDCLHSSPAILPDMIRLQRNERNATRFLWLRNPNLPPTPDNLRIFRFTRVPFGITASSFLLAASILHYLHLEPFKPLHKEIEDNIYVDNILLSASSERQAIKKYRSSKSLFNTMHMNLREFLCKSNTVNHSIEPSDRVRNPSSVKILGIPWNSRTDTLLIPLKTASANVYSKRTALSACSSIFDPHGLLTPFLVPFKVFIQDIWKKEYQWDTPFDR
- a CDS encoding hypothetical protein (NECATOR_CHRII.G7065.T3), with the translated sequence MGLGTFNLMLSTLPSKVLRLLEVVGFSGDKVIGMRELHRCAAMTNTLMANFSVMLLLSWHLIACFIFGAGQPDLALCHRLMPALICKYPKGAMVLFLRSRLLLVSGDIDSAIYFFNQSIESQQEYKQFHHVAYWELL
- a CDS encoding hypothetical protein (NECATOR_CHRII.G7067.T1), which translates into the protein MLALKRLQSQYRSFQTKPSLWKAYTATFTDYLEQGIIEEVDEHQFEDHRVYYIPHQAVIKETSATTKLRVVFDASPHYRGAPSLNDCLHSSPAILPDMIRLQRNERNATRFLWLRNPNLPPTPDNLRIFRFTRVPFGITASSFLLAASILHYLHLEPFKPLHKEIEDNIYVDNILLSASSERQAIKKYRSSKSLFNTMHMNLREFLCKSNTVNHSIEPSDRVRNPSSVKILGIPWNSRTDTLLIPLKTASANVYSKRTALSACSSIFDPHGLLTPFLVPFKVFIQDIWKKEYQWDTPFDR
- a CDS encoding hypothetical protein (NECATOR_CHRII.G7066.T1) codes for the protein MATRAVHLELVHNNTAFEFLLAFRRFIARRGTPDLIISDNATTFRSANDSLQSTIYNRRDIENISAQLANRKIEWKLITPLSPWKGGFYERLVGLFKSAFKKAIKHTLLSLSQFQTLVAEIEAVFNSRPLLSISDTSSSPHVLRPIEFVSPQVELQLPPPHHNPLYIPPNCLSEWYKETLAVLNNFCDIWYKDYLSAISARHQHRIHQGRSIDQGDSFHR
- a CDS encoding hypothetical protein (NECATOR_CHRII.G7068.T1), translated to MIIVVIVVIVFVMIDILIVLHVVGTLLGNRPVKEVHLAIPLHRTIIPIHHLVDFIYSPSRRHYRDRDYHHQSHRNHSPYRRSERDSERIRRHPQRRHSPSPSSPPYGVRFRANPRDSLLPVRRRNHFSPESSSHVADTDDKMHNALDCRPVDDPSTLTTSSNHQRPLLMTVKAHIRNPKTKTLETVNVMLDSGAQSSFISNAATKRLSLKPYDHKPLTVIGFGGHRSTQESGTVDATLLDAANKPFPVTLRT
- a CDS encoding hypothetical protein (NECATOR_CHRII.G7066.T2); the protein is MDFALPQNLCPEAQHEFQAVSVLPTQPYESPLRFRTTSSYLKLIRSTAYVLKFIKALFLKTRIRNYTLNLATVVLSKDVSASEITNAETLLIMEHYRESESTLKRLPLDKYNAHHAADGLTRCPNRLDHARTSSQSSAPIFLIPEHHFVHLLVMYHHKTRFHSGVHATIAALRTSYFIPSIKTTITRILRFCTVCRRAQGHAYRYPEMSSLPPERVNRSRPFQNV
- a CDS encoding hypothetical protein (NECATOR_CHRII.G7066.T4), whose amino-acid sequence is MATRAVHLELVHNNTAFEFLLAFRRFIARRGTPDLIISDNATTFRSANDSLQSTIYNRRDIENISAQLANRKIEWKLITPLSPWKGGFYERLVGLFKSAFKKAIKHTLLSLSQFQTLVAEIEAVFNSRPLLSISDTSSSPHVLRPIEFVSPQVELQLPPPHHNPLYIPPNCLSEWYKETLAVLNNFCDIWYKDYLSAISARHQHRIHQGRSIDQGDSFHRSTNQLHPLEISAKEDPRPKKSRQQLQPTRIQPPRAAKRPLPCRAAACRAAAHVEPLNSIVEPPSCRAAVVEPLLSMSSRCTTPSPPTQHRPRGQPSVKRTSTTPRIVYVVIRQDLCLRAYTCRPVG